A region from the Pelobates fuscus isolate aPelFus1 chromosome 1, aPelFus1.pri, whole genome shotgun sequence genome encodes:
- the TMEM248 gene encoding transmembrane protein 248, whose amino-acid sequence MILSLHPLENLKAYISSRPPLVVFMVSVSGMAIAFLTLGYFFKMKEIKSPEMTEDWNTFLLRFNNLDLCISENETLKHLLNDTTPPESTVTTGQARSSTQTPQALEDSGPINISVAVTLTLDPLKPFGGLSRNVTHLSSTIFGHQIGLSGRDSHEEMNITFTLPAAWNSDDCILHGRCEQVGFTTCMTVTAASSVFPVTLQPPHCIPETYSNATLWYKIFTTARDSRTKYAQDYNPFWCYKGAIGKVYHTLNPKLTVIVPEDDRSLINLHLMDTSYFLFVMVITMFCYAVIRGRPSKIRQSNSEFSPEKVALSDA is encoded by the exons ATGATTCTAAGCTTACATCCCCTGGAGAACCTGAAGGCCTATATTAGCAGCCGACCGCCGCTGGTGGTCTTTATGGTCAGCGTTAGTGGGATGGCCATAGCCTTCTTGACTCTGGGTTACTTCTTCAAGATGAAAGAAATCAAATCACCAGAGATGACAGAG GACTGGAACACTTTCCTCTTAAGGTTTAACAACCTGGACCTGTGTATATCTGAGAATGAAACTTTGAAGCATCTCCTCAATGATACTACCCCTCCTGAGAGTACAGTGACCACCGGCCAGGCGAGGTCATCCACTCAGACACCACAGGCATTAGAAGATTCTGGACCCATAAATATCTCTGTAGCCGTTACACTGACTTTGGATCCTTTAAAGCCCTTTGGAGGGTTATCTCGTAACGTAACACACCTGAGCTCCACAATTTTTGGCCACCAAATTGGTCTTTCAG GCAGAGACTCCCATGAGGAGATGAATATTACTTTCACTCTGCCAGCTGCATGGAACTCCGATGACTGTATACTCCACGGGCGCTGTGAGCAGGTGGGATTTACCACATGTATGACCGTAACGGCAGCAAGCAGCGTGTTTCCAGTTACACT TCAGCCGCCACATTGCATTCCTGAAACATACAGTAATGCCACTCTGTGGTACAAAATCTTCACCACCGCTCGTGACTCGAGGACAAAGTATGCACAAGATTATAACCCATTCTGGTGTTACAAGGGAGCCATTGGAAAAGTGTACCATACTTTAAATCCCAAACTCACAGTCATTGTTCCAGAG GATGACCGCTCCCTTATAAATCTGCATCTGATGGATACAAGTTACTTCCTGTTTGTGATGGTTATCACCATGTTCTGCTATGCTGTGATCAGAGGAAGACCAAGCAAAATAAGACAAAGCAACTCTGAGTTTTCTCCAGAAAAG